A single Bernardetia sp. DNA region contains:
- the guaA gene encoding glutamine-hydrolyzing GMP synthase translates to MQEKIIILDFGSQYTQLIARRVRELNVFCEIHPFNNIPQIDEKEVKGIILSGSPYSVHQEDSPRVPQISEWRKKFPILAVCYGAQLLAHTNEGEVKRSQTREYGRAKLIPVVENPLLEGIADSQIWMSHGDSIYSLPDTIEVIAKTASIPVAAYHFKGEPTYGLQFHPEVTHSTDGKKILENFLVSICKCSQDWTPAAFVEETIQSLKEQLGNDKVVLALSGGVDSTVAAVLLHKAIGENLHGIFVDNGLLRKGEFEQVLETYHKMGLNVKGVDSKERFYHKLKDKTDPEDKRKAIGFTFIEVFDEEAKRIQDVKWLGQGTIYPDVIESVSVKGPSATIKSHHNVGGLPEKMNLKIVEPLRDLFKDEVRRVGRELGIDDLILKRHPFPGPGLAIRILGAVSADRVDILQEVDAIFINGLKETGLYDEVWQAGSILLPVNSVGVMGDERTYENVVALRAVTSLDGMTADWCHLPYDFLADISNKIINNVRGVNRVVYDISSKPPATIEWE, encoded by the coding sequence ATGCAAGAAAAAATTATCATCCTAGATTTTGGTTCGCAATATACACAGCTTATCGCTCGTCGTGTTCGTGAACTTAACGTATTCTGTGAGATACACCCTTTTAATAATATTCCTCAAATTGATGAGAAAGAAGTAAAGGGAATTATTCTCTCAGGAAGTCCGTATTCGGTGCATCAAGAAGATTCGCCTAGAGTACCACAGATTTCAGAATGGCGCAAAAAATTTCCAATTTTGGCAGTTTGTTATGGAGCGCAACTTTTAGCTCATACCAACGAGGGCGAAGTAAAACGCTCTCAAACTCGTGAGTATGGCAGAGCAAAGCTCATCCCAGTAGTAGAAAATCCACTTTTGGAAGGTATAGCAGATTCTCAAATTTGGATGTCGCACGGAGACAGTATTTATTCTCTTCCAGACACTATCGAAGTCATTGCCAAAACGGCAAGCATTCCAGTAGCAGCCTATCATTTTAAAGGCGAACCTACTTATGGCTTACAATTTCACCCAGAGGTAACACATTCTACTGATGGCAAAAAAATCTTAGAAAATTTCTTAGTCAGCATTTGTAAATGCTCACAAGATTGGACTCCAGCAGCTTTTGTAGAGGAAACCATCCAATCTTTAAAAGAACAATTAGGAAACGACAAAGTAGTTTTGGCTCTTTCGGGGGGAGTAGATTCGACAGTAGCAGCTGTACTTTTACACAAAGCGATTGGCGAAAACCTGCATGGCATTTTTGTAGATAACGGACTTTTAAGAAAAGGAGAGTTTGAGCAAGTTTTGGAAACCTACCACAAAATGGGCTTAAATGTCAAAGGTGTAGATTCAAAGGAGCGTTTTTACCATAAACTTAAAGATAAAACTGACCCAGAAGACAAACGAAAAGCTATTGGTTTTACATTTATTGAAGTTTTTGATGAAGAAGCAAAACGTATTCAAGATGTAAAATGGCTTGGACAAGGAACAATTTATCCAGACGTGATTGAATCTGTTTCTGTGAAAGGACCTTCAGCAACTATCAAATCGCATCACAACGTTGGAGGTTTGCCAGAAAAAATGAATCTGAAAATTGTAGAGCCTTTACGTGATTTGTTTAAAGATGAAGTAAGAAGAGTAGGAAGAGAATTAGGTATTGATGATTTGATTTTGAAACGCCATCCTTTCCCTGGTCCGGGACTTGCTATCCGTATTTTGGGAGCAGTTTCTGCTGATAGAGTTGATATTTTGCAAGAAGTAGATGCTATTTTTATAAATGGTTTGAAAGAAACAGGTTTGTACGATGAGGTTTGGCAGGCAGGTTCTATTTTGTTACCTGTAAATTCTGTGGGCGTAATGGGCGATGAGCGCACTTATGAAAATGTAGTTGCGCTGCGTGCTGTTACAAGTTTGGATGGAATGACTGCTGATTGGTGTCATTTGCCTTACGATTTTTTGGCTGATATTTCAAACAAAATCATCAATAATGTAAGAGGAGTAAATCGTGTGGTGTATGATATTAGTTCAAAACCACCTGCTACAATTGAGTGGGAGTAG